In Paroedura picta isolate Pp20150507F chromosome 1, Ppicta_v3.0, whole genome shotgun sequence, the following are encoded in one genomic region:
- the LOC143825458 gene encoding uncharacterized protein LOC143825458 has product MAAFPEYCKLKATFDVTVGYLLTETQLPGTGPLESPAAPDVDSDSGASTNIDFIPGTQEEEQPRVLGPPARRRRIQIQDEVLSDEEEEPPLAPGSPPPRGALPAEERLTRERGRLRRVSVLTSVGERLLEHCYEESRRAAAADQAMLTLIAQEGRKLRAVLRETNQILREGVEEVRLIRRLMERAVAVMERAYPPQIAPPPPPTPTPPLPAPTPPTPSQNASTQTRRRTILGKRKIKPADKYSPS; this is encoded by the exons agacacagttgccagggacggggcccctagagtctccagcagcacctgacgtggatagtgattcgggggcatcaactaacattg atttcatacccggaacacaggaggaggaacagcctagggtgcttggacctcctgcccggcgcaggcggatacagattcaagatg aggttctttcagatgaggaggaggaaccacccctggctccaggcagcccaccacctagaggtgcgctcccagcagaggagaggcttacgagggaacgcggcaggctgaggcgcgtctccgtcttgacaagcgtgggagagaggctccttgagcactgctatgaggagtcacggcgtgccgcggccgctgaccaagccatgctcacactcattgcccaggaggggagaaaattgagggcagtccttagagagacaaaccaaatcctacgcgaaggcgtggaggaggtgcgtctgataaggagactcatggagagggctgtagcggtcatggaaagggcctaccctccacaaatcgcccccccaccaccacccacaccaacaccaccacttccagcacccaccccaccgactccctctcagaatgcctccacccaaacaagaaggaggactattctcggaaagagaaaaataaaaccagcagacaagtactccccctcctag